Proteins encoded by one window of Desulfovibrio ferrophilus:
- a CDS encoding TRAP transporter permease — MATEIRADGVKKDLGGETLAVKRELSGFTSSFIYWVGVICSLFHIWVNTVGVMPEIQRNALHYGFVLLMGFIMFPMLRKHARATLPLDWALGLLSFGVALYLVLFEDALHARNEVPLLIDLVAAGVAIVLMLEITRRTTGLLIPVLAMIFLGYGLGGGQYLEGLWHFPGVTVPRMLYRMYFAPDGIFGTIATISSTFVFLFVLFAAFLLKSGAGEFIIRLALSLMGHSVGGPAKMAVFASGIMGSVSGSAVANTVGTGSITIPMMKRIGFSPRFAGGVEAAASTGGQLMPPIMGAGAFIMSQWTQISYLKIVGVAFIPALMYFLSVAFFIHLRARKRGLKPMAEADIPRLREVLKEGWNFFIPIAALIGLLMYGFTPTFAACGGIAAIVVASWLNPRTRMGGKDILDALSSGGRNMVTTGVILLCSGIVIGVVLMVGMGIKFSMLITEISGGSLILTIVLVALASLILGMGLPVTASYIVLAVLAAPAMQMLGVSLLAAHMLIFWYSQDANVTPPVCLAAYSAAGIAGSGPLETGIESWKLAKGLYLIPLLFCYTPILFEGPLWQVAEAALTGTAGLFCFAVFFEGFCHRLLNWGWRLAYFGCAVLLLWPEMATHGLGVVLLLAFTVVGRAAAKKMEAHPA; from the coding sequence ATGGCGACTGAGATTCGTGCTGACGGTGTGAAGAAGGATCTGGGTGGTGAAACCCTGGCCGTGAAACGTGAATTGTCGGGCTTCACTTCGTCGTTCATCTACTGGGTCGGCGTGATCTGCTCTCTTTTCCATATTTGGGTGAACACCGTGGGTGTGATGCCCGAAATCCAGCGCAATGCCCTGCATTATGGATTTGTGCTGCTCATGGGGTTCATCATGTTCCCCATGCTGCGCAAGCATGCCCGGGCGACATTGCCTCTGGACTGGGCCCTGGGGTTGTTATCCTTCGGGGTTGCCTTGTATCTGGTGCTGTTCGAGGACGCTCTGCATGCACGCAACGAGGTCCCCTTGCTGATCGACCTCGTGGCTGCGGGTGTAGCCATCGTGCTGATGCTGGAGATCACCCGTCGCACCACTGGCCTGTTGATTCCCGTGCTGGCCATGATTTTCCTGGGCTACGGGCTTGGAGGGGGACAGTATCTCGAGGGGCTCTGGCATTTTCCGGGTGTGACCGTGCCACGGATGCTGTATCGCATGTATTTTGCGCCTGACGGCATCTTCGGCACCATTGCCACCATCAGCTCGACCTTTGTCTTTCTCTTCGTGCTCTTTGCGGCGTTTCTCCTCAAATCCGGGGCCGGTGAGTTCATCATTCGTCTGGCCCTTTCGCTCATGGGGCATTCAGTGGGTGGGCCAGCCAAGATGGCCGTGTTCGCCAGCGGTATTATGGGCTCTGTTTCTGGCAGCGCTGTCGCCAATACCGTGGGCACAGGTTCCATCACCATCCCCATGATGAAGCGCATCGGATTTTCCCCCAGGTTTGCGGGAGGGGTCGAGGCCGCTGCCTCCACTGGCGGGCAGTTGATGCCGCCCATTATGGGCGCGGGTGCGTTCATCATGAGCCAGTGGACGCAGATTTCGTATCTCAAGATCGTGGGCGTGGCCTTCATTCCTGCCCTGATGTATTTTCTGTCCGTGGCATTTTTCATTCACCTGCGCGCCCGCAAGCGTGGCTTGAAGCCCATGGCCGAGGCTGATATCCCGCGCCTGAGGGAGGTACTCAAGGAAGGCTGGAATTTCTTCATCCCCATCGCCGCTCTCATCGGGTTGCTGATGTATGGCTTCACCCCCACTTTTGCAGCCTGTGGTGGGATTGCCGCTATTGTCGTCGCAAGCTGGTTGAATCCCAGGACCCGCATGGGGGGGAAAGATATTCTGGATGCCTTGTCCAGCGGTGGGCGGAATATGGTGACCACGGGTGTGATTCTGCTGTGTTCGGGAATCGTCATCGGGGTGGTGCTGATGGTGGGCATGGGTATCAAGTTCTCCATGCTGATTACCGAGATTTCCGGCGGTAGCCTGATTCTGACTATTGTCCTGGTGGCTCTGGCTTCGCTCATTCTGGGCATGGGCTTGCCGGTGACGGCTTCGTACATCGTGCTGGCCGTGCTTGCTGCGCCCGCCATGCAGATGCTCGGGGTCAGCCTTCTGGCCGCTCATATGTTGATCTTTTGGTATTCGCAGGATGCCAACGTGACCCCACCGGTGTGTCTGGCGGCGTATAGCGCCGCAGGTATCGCAGGGTCGGGACCGCTGGAGACAGGGATTGAGTCGTGGAAGTTGGCCAAGGGCCTGTATCTGATTCCGCTCCTGTTCTGTTATACCCCGATTTTGTTCGAGGGGCCTTTGTGGCAGGTAGCCGAAGCTGCGCTGACGGGTACGGCCGGATTGTTCTGCTTTGCGGTCTTTTTTGAGGGATTCTGCCATCGGCTCCTGAACTGGGGCTGGAGGTTGGCCTATTTCGGGTGCGCCGTGCTGCTGTTGTGGCCTGAAATGGCAACCCATGGCTTGGGCGTAGTGTTACTGTTGGCTTTCACTGTTGTGGGGCGAGCTGCGGCGAAAAAGATGGAAGCCCATCCGGCCTGA
- a CDS encoding OmpH family outer membrane protein: MTFKKNLLVAVMAVLLLASCQQKEAAKVAVLDPGQVFQTCDVCLEGGNYLRGLSDKMRVELTEMQASMQTDTSEDAPKKFQERYAALQAEMQEEQNRIAGMLNETFVKIMNEYRAKNNVGVIMNKENVLSFDEADDITEAMIAAMNGANIDLALPEKAEAAPAAEEKKSE, from the coding sequence ATGACATTCAAGAAGAATCTGCTTGTGGCCGTTATGGCCGTATTGCTGCTTGCCTCCTGCCAGCAGAAGGAAGCCGCCAAGGTTGCCGTGCTCGATCCGGGACAGGTCTTCCAGACCTGTGATGTGTGCCTTGAGGGTGGCAATTACCTTCGTGGTCTGAGTGACAAGATGCGTGTGGAGCTGACCGAAATGCAGGCCTCCATGCAAACTGATACCAGCGAAGATGCCCCCAAGAAATTCCAGGAGCGCTACGCTGCGTTGCAGGCCGAGATGCAGGAAGAGCAGAATCGGATCGCGGGTATGCTCAACGAGACTTTCGTCAAGATCATGAATGAGTACCGCGCCAAGAATAACGTTGGTGTGATCATGAACAAGGAAAATGTTCTGTCCTTTGATGAGGCTGACGACATCACCGAGGCCATGATCGCCGCCATGAACGGGGCCAATATTGATCTGGCTCTGCCTGAAAAGGCCGAGGCCGCCCCGGCTGCCGAGGAAAAGAAGTCTGAATAG
- a CDS encoding DNA polymerase IV yields the protein MAQRWIMHVDMDAFFASVEQLDNPELRGRPVMVGGEHRGVVSAASYEARKFGVHSAMPVAQAKRLCPNGVLVRGRMARYKELSSMVMEVIHGFSPVVEQTSVDEAYVDVSGTERLYGSVEEVARALKTGVQEATGLTCSVGVAPVKFLAKIASDQNKPDGITIIRPEEVQGFLETLPVGRIPGVGPKARVTLARWGVTTVGDVLKRSRAFWERRMGERGLVFYDRAQGIDPSGIVAHGAPKSSSAETTLSDDISDKRELSRWLMVQAERVGHDLRRHGLRGRTVTLKLKYSDFKSITRSRTLPTPTDSTDTIYEVGMDLLAAERLERAVRLIGVGISNFGEVASQLSLLGGDTGDDPERRRLDSAIDAIRDKFGGKALSRGKVFGLKDKK from the coding sequence ATGGCACAGCGATGGATCATGCACGTGGATATGGACGCCTTCTTTGCGTCCGTTGAGCAGCTGGATAACCCGGAACTCAGAGGGCGTCCGGTTATGGTTGGCGGTGAACACAGGGGGGTGGTTTCCGCTGCATCCTATGAGGCCCGTAAGTTTGGAGTGCACTCGGCCATGCCAGTGGCCCAGGCCAAACGCCTTTGCCCGAACGGTGTCCTGGTGCGGGGACGAATGGCCAGGTACAAGGAATTGTCCTCCATGGTCATGGAAGTGATTCATGGTTTTTCGCCGGTTGTGGAGCAGACCTCGGTGGATGAGGCCTACGTGGATGTTTCCGGCACGGAACGCCTGTATGGTTCGGTGGAGGAGGTGGCTCGCGCACTCAAGACGGGGGTTCAGGAGGCCACTGGATTGACCTGCTCGGTGGGTGTTGCCCCTGTAAAGTTTTTAGCCAAGATCGCGTCGGATCAGAATAAGCCCGATGGAATCACCATTATTCGCCCGGAAGAGGTTCAGGGGTTTCTGGAAACGCTGCCGGTGGGCAGGATTCCCGGAGTGGGCCCCAAGGCTAGAGTCACTCTTGCCCGGTGGGGAGTCACCACAGTGGGGGATGTCTTGAAGCGTTCCCGGGCATTTTGGGAACGGCGTATGGGCGAACGAGGATTGGTCTTTTATGATCGAGCCCAAGGCATTGACCCTTCCGGAATCGTTGCCCACGGTGCCCCCAAGAGTTCCAGTGCGGAGACCACGCTGAGTGATGATATCTCCGACAAGCGGGAGCTGTCTCGCTGGTTGATGGTGCAGGCCGAACGAGTGGGGCATGACCTGCGCCGTCATGGGCTGCGTGGCCGAACGGTGACTCTGAAGCTCAAGTACTCGGACTTCAAGTCGATCACCCGAAGCCGGACTCTGCCCACTCCGACCGACAGTACGGACACCATCTACGAGGTGGGCATGGATCTACTGGCTGCTGAGCGTCTGGAGCGTGCTGTTCGGCTGATTGGTGTAGGCATTTCCAATTTTGGTGAGGTGGCAAGCCAGTTGTCCCTGCTTGGTGGAGACACGGGCGATGACCCGGAGCGGAGGCGGTTGGATAGTGCCATTGATGCCATTCGGGATAAATTCGGCGGAAAGGCTCTTTCGCGTGGTAAGGTATTCGGATTGAAGGATAAAAAATGA
- a CDS encoding sensor domain-containing diguanylate cyclase, protein MHGSLGCIDYALLLTAVSLFWLATVCFTADGPTGRRFPLVWLAWFGLLSGIASCLELWGVAVPESDFLMTVRTLVVLGAAICLVEFWARYRERNHKPRRGALGYFALLGVYGFAVALDPSNPFRWTSVFFNALSAMLAAWTFLYAGLRAENSRYWLLGAAVACLGAGGLASIEAYGFTMRAAIDALALFGGAASLGAVLIVRACLVVALTGCIWRMSTPRQGHFSVPGLLGLLWLPVALGLLLLAGWGMTEAEGRKADQAQRRDLLMHSRMVSAALDREMVSWLGWTASDAGKVVYLNLRRRLSQVVDSDGSVSWAMLYLVQDGMMISGAASMLPGPRLPLPPGAVVDKSPDPSILEFWETGAPFVEGPIRRGGTISVTAHVPVTFSQNGGVQAALAMNTEAVNWYRRIAASRLVPIRTTLLAASLLLGFLGTLRLRSRQDTLLQASERRYRSLFGSMLEGVAYCRIIEDEDGKPVDYVFLDMNPAAETMLGKNREVLIGRTALETYPEYNDELQKWVDYFGTVAKTGRTRSTEMFYGPRERWFMVRGFSWKTGSFAISFNDITEQRKTEREHRRLALLDPLTELPNRRLFRDRLDQALARSDRTGQKCAVLYLDLNDFKAVNDNHGHAFGDVVLSEVGDRLRTCMRRSDTLARIGGDEFVAVIPEIKDFTEVAVVAGKIKHSMSRPFRFGDRVAMVGVSIGVSIYPDHGADAGTILLRADAAMYSGKGDKSRQFVMYEA, encoded by the coding sequence ATGCATGGTTCCTTAGGCTGTATCGACTACGCATTGCTCTTGACGGCCGTGTCACTCTTCTGGCTGGCGACGGTATGCTTTACTGCAGACGGTCCCACGGGTCGCAGGTTTCCTTTGGTATGGCTGGCCTGGTTTGGATTGCTCTCCGGGATTGCCAGTTGTCTGGAGCTCTGGGGCGTAGCCGTTCCCGAAAGCGATTTTCTGATGACCGTCAGGACGCTGGTCGTGCTGGGTGCTGCCATCTGTCTTGTGGAGTTCTGGGCCAGATACCGCGAGCGGAACCACAAGCCCCGTCGGGGCGCCCTGGGATACTTTGCCTTGCTTGGAGTCTATGGTTTTGCCGTGGCTCTTGATCCTTCCAATCCCTTCCGTTGGACCAGCGTTTTCTTCAATGCCCTGAGCGCCATGCTTGCTGCATGGACGTTCCTTTATGCTGGCCTACGAGCAGAAAACAGTCGCTACTGGTTGTTGGGGGCAGCGGTCGCCTGCCTGGGTGCCGGAGGGTTAGCCTCCATTGAGGCCTATGGCTTTACCATGCGCGCTGCCATCGATGCCTTGGCCTTGTTTGGTGGTGCTGCCAGTCTGGGAGCCGTGCTGATTGTTCGAGCCTGTCTGGTGGTGGCGCTGACAGGCTGTATCTGGAGGATGAGCACCCCCAGGCAAGGCCATTTCTCTGTGCCTGGCCTGTTGGGTCTTCTGTGGCTACCCGTGGCGCTTGGGTTGCTGCTCCTTGCTGGATGGGGCATGACCGAGGCCGAAGGCCGGAAGGCGGATCAAGCTCAGCGCAGAGACCTGCTGATGCACTCCCGCATGGTTTCCGCTGCCCTTGATCGCGAGATGGTCTCCTGGTTGGGCTGGACCGCAAGTGATGCCGGAAAGGTCGTTTATCTGAATCTCAGGCGTCGTTTGAGCCAAGTTGTGGACAGTGATGGCTCCGTGTCCTGGGCCATGTTGTATCTTGTGCAGGATGGAATGATGATTTCCGGGGCGGCGTCAATGCTGCCTGGCCCCAGGTTGCCCTTGCCACCCGGCGCGGTCGTGGACAAGTCGCCCGATCCCTCGATCTTGGAATTTTGGGAGACCGGTGCGCCCTTCGTGGAAGGACCCATTCGTCGTGGGGGGACAATATCCGTGACGGCCCACGTGCCTGTGACCTTTAGTCAGAATGGCGGTGTGCAGGCGGCTCTGGCCATGAACACCGAAGCCGTGAACTGGTATAGGCGTATTGCGGCGTCGCGGCTGGTACCCATCAGAACCACTTTGTTGGCTGCTTCTTTGCTGCTCGGTTTTCTGGGAACACTCAGACTTCGGTCCCGGCAGGATACGCTGCTGCAGGCCTCCGAGCGTCGTTACCGTTCTCTGTTCGGGTCCATGCTCGAAGGGGTGGCTTACTGCCGCATCATCGAGGATGAGGATGGCAAGCCTGTGGATTATGTGTTTCTGGACATGAACCCCGCTGCTGAGACCATGCTTGGAAAGAACAGAGAGGTTCTTATCGGACGCACCGCGCTGGAAACTTATCCTGAATACAATGACGAACTCCAGAAGTGGGTTGATTATTTCGGAACGGTGGCAAAAACCGGTCGTACCCGTAGTACGGAGATGTTTTATGGGCCGCGTGAACGCTGGTTCATGGTGCGAGGATTCAGCTGGAAGACTGGGTCTTTCGCTATTTCGTTTAATGATATCACGGAACAACGCAAGACCGAGCGGGAGCATCGTCGATTGGCCCTGCTTGATCCTCTGACGGAACTTCCCAACCGTCGTCTGTTCCGTGACCGGCTTGATCAGGCCCTGGCCCGTTCCGACCGGACGGGGCAGAAGTGTGCCGTGCTGTATCTCGACCTCAACGATTTCAAGGCCGTCAACGACAACCATGGCCATGCCTTTGGCGATGTCGTGCTGTCCGAAGTAGGGGACAGGCTGCGGACCTGCATGCGCCGTTCGGATACTCTGGCGCGTATTGGTGGGGATGAGTTCGTTGCGGTGATTCCAGAGATCAAGGACTTTACCGAGGTTGCCGTGGTGGCAGGCAAGATCAAGCATTCCATGTCTCGCCCCTTCCGTTTTGGTGATCGCGTTGCCATGGTTGGCGTCAGTATCGGAGTCAGTATTTATCCCGACCATGGCGCCGATGCCGGAACAATTCTGCTTCGTGCAGATGCCGCCATGTATTCCGGTAAGGGTGACAAGAGCAGGCAGTTTGTGATGTATGAAGCTTAA
- a CDS encoding class II fumarate hydratase: MPENDSPNYRMEEDSLGPVRVPADKLWGAQTERALGHFAYGEEQMPIEIVHALGRIKIAAARINSSLGLIPSDVAELVERAASEVAAGQLDEHFPLRIWQSGSGTQTNMNVNEVVANRAALLAGAEPGQKTPVHPNDHVNRCQSTNDAFPSAIHMAAVDVLTCKLLPALENLAAALGDKAESYVGIVKIGRTHLQDAVPLTLGQEFSGYAAQVVDSVMGLHGMMDGLLTIPLGGTAVGTGLNAHPHFAELAVNELRALTGYPFVTSENRFAQLAAHDDLVAASGAVRRTAVALMKIANDIRWLGSGPRCGIGEIRLPANEPGSSIMPGKVNPSQCEALTMACVQVMGMDAAMGMAGSQGNFELNVYKPLMGHCLLSSMKTLAGAVASFTMYCVSGIEADEKRIGDVVDKSLMLVTALAPAIGYDRAAEIAKLALERGATLREICLELKVLDAETFDRLTDPSSMIGPSA, from the coding sequence ATGCCTGAGAATGATTCCCCCAATTATCGTATGGAAGAAGACAGTCTGGGGCCCGTGAGGGTTCCTGCCGACAAGCTGTGGGGTGCGCAGACCGAGCGCGCTCTGGGACACTTTGCCTATGGCGAAGAACAAATGCCCATTGAAATTGTCCATGCCCTGGGCAGAATCAAAATCGCCGCAGCCAGGATAAACAGTTCGCTGGGCCTTATTCCGTCCGATGTTGCCGAGCTTGTGGAGCGTGCTGCCTCCGAGGTTGCCGCCGGGCAACTGGATGAGCATTTTCCTTTGCGTATTTGGCAATCGGGGAGTGGTACCCAAACCAATATGAACGTCAACGAGGTTGTGGCAAACCGGGCGGCCCTTCTAGCAGGGGCGGAGCCGGGGCAGAAAACTCCCGTGCATCCCAATGATCACGTCAACCGATGCCAGTCCACCAATGACGCCTTTCCTTCGGCCATCCATATGGCTGCTGTGGATGTGTTGACCTGCAAGCTTCTTCCCGCTCTTGAAAATCTTGCGGCGGCCCTTGGGGACAAAGCCGAATCCTATGTAGGGATCGTCAAGATCGGCAGGACGCATCTGCAGGATGCCGTTCCGCTGACTTTGGGGCAGGAATTCTCGGGGTATGCGGCTCAGGTTGTGGATTCCGTGATGGGGTTGCATGGCATGATGGATGGTCTACTGACGATCCCGCTGGGCGGAACCGCTGTGGGAACGGGGCTCAATGCCCACCCACATTTTGCAGAGCTTGCAGTGAACGAGCTGCGGGCATTGACGGGCTACCCCTTTGTGACTTCCGAAAACCGATTTGCCCAGTTGGCGGCCCACGATGATCTGGTTGCGGCCTCGGGTGCTGTGCGCCGAACGGCCGTGGCGCTTATGAAGATTGCAAATGACATTCGTTGGCTTGGTTCCGGCCCACGATGCGGCATCGGGGAAATCAGACTGCCAGCCAATGAGCCGGGGTCGAGTATTATGCCAGGCAAGGTCAACCCCTCCCAATGTGAGGCGCTGACCATGGCCTGCGTACAGGTGATGGGTATGGATGCTGCCATGGGGATGGCTGGTTCCCAGGGGAATTTTGAACTGAACGTCTACAAGCCGCTCATGGGGCACTGCCTGTTGTCTTCAATGAAGACTCTTGCCGGAGCCGTGGCGTCTTTCACCATGTATTGCGTCAGCGGTATCGAAGCCGATGAAAAACGTATTGGTGATGTGGTGGATAAATCTTTGATGCTGGTGACGGCCCTGGCCCCGGCCATTGGTTATGACCGGGCAGCCGAAATCGCCAAACTGGCGCTTGAGCGGGGCGCAACCCTGCGTGAGATCTGTCTGGAACTCAAGGTTCTGGATGCCGAGACCTTTGACCGTCTGACAGATCCTTCTTCAATGATTGGGCCGTCTGCATAG
- a CDS encoding DegV family protein, producing the protein MAPHASRIQYIDGIRFKRIMFAAAERLIENYRYLDEINVFPVPDGDTGSNMAGTMRSIVDGSAEALDESIEAMSNIIAEAALLGARGNSGVILAQFFCGFAEGVKDMVRVTPQQFADAMTRASERAIEAMSSPKEGTILTVITDWADHLGKNCHQYRDFPELLHDSLGRAHQSLKETTEKLASLKAAGVVDAGAQGFVYLLDGIVDFVERGRLDRKTEKEMLAGSGGPSGRVQERVAVEELTFRYCTECLVRGKGIDRDSLRTMLTTLGDSLIVAGTGTVVRVHVHTNEPETVFEVAERYGEVSRRKMDDMLKQHQDLVAKARQRVGIVTDSCCDLPEEFLVDHGIRFAPLTLTLDGTEYLDKVDITTAEFNDRLKMSTSAKTSQPAPIHFKNLYTEMLDDYEEVVSIHVVAGSSGTYQAAANMGRQVDAERVTVLNGNSVSVALGLIVREASLAAGLGMSATEVTEVANDAIEKVRVFVSMDTLDFAVRGGRMSKKQGMIAKALRIKPVLTFNREGKAEVVGKAFGTRLAERKLMSQIREYAKGKQNMRFAIAHVAAEGTAARYQKLIWNEFGAEPQFVLEASPVLGCYSGLGACAVAVLGD; encoded by the coding sequence ATGGCACCACACGCCAGTAGAATCCAATATATCGACGGTATTCGCTTCAAGCGGATCATGTTTGCAGCTGCCGAGCGGCTGATTGAAAATTATCGCTATCTGGACGAGATCAACGTCTTTCCAGTGCCCGATGGAGATACCGGCAGTAATATGGCCGGAACCATGCGCTCCATTGTCGACGGCTCGGCCGAGGCTTTGGACGAGTCCATCGAGGCCATGAGCAATATCATTGCCGAGGCCGCCTTGCTGGGCGCTCGAGGCAACTCCGGGGTCATCCTGGCGCAGTTTTTCTGTGGTTTTGCCGAGGGTGTGAAGGACATGGTCCGAGTCACCCCGCAGCAGTTTGCCGATGCCATGACGCGTGCTTCCGAGCGAGCCATTGAGGCGATGTCTTCCCCCAAGGAAGGCACCATCCTTACGGTTATCACCGACTGGGCCGATCATCTGGGTAAGAACTGCCACCAGTATCGTGATTTTCCCGAACTGTTGCACGATTCGCTGGGCCGCGCCCATCAATCCCTGAAGGAAACCACAGAGAAGTTGGCTTCTCTGAAGGCTGCCGGGGTGGTCGATGCCGGTGCACAAGGTTTTGTGTATCTGCTGGACGGGATTGTCGACTTCGTGGAGCGCGGTCGTCTGGATCGTAAGACCGAGAAGGAGATGCTGGCCGGGAGCGGTGGCCCCAGCGGCAGGGTGCAGGAGCGCGTTGCCGTCGAGGAATTGACCTTCCGCTATTGCACCGAGTGTCTGGTGCGTGGCAAAGGCATTGATCGCGATAGCCTGCGAACCATGCTGACCACCCTGGGGGATAGCCTGATTGTGGCCGGTACAGGGACCGTGGTGCGCGTTCATGTGCATACCAACGAGCCGGAAACCGTATTTGAGGTTGCCGAACGCTATGGTGAAGTCAGCCGTCGAAAGATGGATGACATGCTCAAGCAGCATCAGGATCTGGTGGCCAAGGCCCGGCAGCGCGTGGGGATCGTGACCGATTCCTGCTGTGACCTGCCCGAGGAATTTCTGGTCGACCATGGTATCCGATTTGCGCCGTTGACCCTGACTCTGGATGGGACGGAATATCTGGACAAGGTCGATATCACTACCGCCGAGTTTAATGACCGTTTGAAGATGTCTACCTCGGCCAAGACTTCCCAGCCTGCACCGATCCACTTCAAGAATCTCTATACCGAGATGCTGGACGATTACGAAGAGGTGGTCTCCATTCATGTGGTGGCTGGATCCAGCGGCACGTATCAGGCTGCGGCCAATATGGGCCGACAGGTGGATGCCGAGCGCGTCACTGTGCTCAATGGGAACTCCGTGTCCGTTGCTTTAGGGTTGATTGTGCGTGAAGCATCCTTGGCTGCCGGGCTGGGTATGAGTGCCACCGAGGTGACCGAGGTCGCCAACGACGCCATCGAAAAGGTGCGCGTGTTCGTGAGCATGGACACTTTGGACTTTGCCGTGCGCGGTGGTCGTATGAGCAAGAAGCAGGGCATGATTGCCAAGGCCCTGCGCATCAAGCCCGTGCTGACCTTCAATCGTGAAGGCAAGGCCGAGGTCGTGGGCAAGGCCTTTGGAACTCGCTTGGCCGAGCGCAAGCTGATGAGCCAGATTCGGGAATACGCCAAGGGCAAGCAGAACATGCGTTTTGCCATTGCCCACGTGGCTGCCGAGGGTACCGCTGCCCGCTATCAGAAGTTGATTTGGAACGAGTTCGGCGCCGAGCCGCAATTCGTGCTGGAAGCTTCACCTGTGCTGGGCTGCTACTCCGGCCTCGGGGCCTGCGCCGTGGCTGTGCTGGGCGACTGA
- a CDS encoding tetratricopeptide repeat protein, with translation MPRPIFLVALVLTAVAVPLAIHFELIPERWLMAGSTSAGHSSPTGPCSEAMSFLEGDPSKALSLIEACIEQNGDKTPIDIHFKRAFNFEDKIPTEKVIADYTKCIESGHKLASSYNNRALAYKKSEQYALAEKDAYNSIEHSPQIASHYWTLGSILYGNEKFRDALKYLSIALKLDPENGSVHHSMSVAYRSLNEFGKAKQEINKAISIIPDSSKYYYSRGWLNMKMNMHGAAILDYKRALQLDPKNAQAHRGLAACYFKLGKTELSQLHTKIADSMPN, from the coding sequence ATGCCGAGACCGATTTTTCTGGTCGCCTTGGTACTCACCGCTGTGGCGGTGCCTTTGGCAATACACTTTGAACTGATTCCAGAAAGGTGGCTCATGGCGGGCTCCACCTCAGCTGGCCACTCCTCCCCGACCGGGCCGTGCAGCGAAGCCATGAGCTTCCTCGAAGGCGATCCGTCGAAGGCACTCAGCCTGATCGAAGCATGCATCGAGCAAAACGGCGACAAGACTCCCATCGATATCCATTTCAAACGTGCCTTCAACTTCGAGGACAAAATCCCCACGGAAAAGGTTATCGCGGACTACACGAAGTGTATCGAATCCGGCCATAAACTCGCCAGTTCATACAACAACAGGGCCCTGGCCTATAAAAAATCAGAGCAATATGCCCTTGCGGAAAAGGACGCCTACAACAGCATCGAGCACTCACCTCAAATTGCAAGCCACTACTGGACGTTGGGAAGCATCCTCTATGGGAACGAGAAATTTCGCGACGCCCTGAAATATCTCAGCATCGCGCTTAAGCTCGACCCAGAAAACGGTTCGGTCCATCACTCCATGAGCGTAGCCTACAGGAGCCTGAACGAGTTCGGCAAAGCGAAGCAGGAGATCAACAAGGCCATCTCGATCATCCCCGACAGTTCAAAATACTATTACAGCCGAGGATGGCTCAACATGAAAATGAACATGCATGGAGCGGCCATTCTGGACTACAAGCGCGCGCTCCAGCTCGACCCGAAAAATGCCCAAGCCCATCGCGGACTGGCTGCTTGCTACTTCAAGTTGGGCAAAACGGAGTTATCCCAATTGCACACCAAGATCGCCGACTCCATGCCGAACTGA
- a CDS encoding glycine betaine ABC transporter substrate-binding protein produces the protein MLKRLLAIMTAALIIAAIAVPGFAKDEIKIAYVEWDCAAASTNLVQAVLQEKMGYEVEIIPVAAAAMWQAVGTGDVDGMVTAWLPVTHADYLAKVKDKVENLGPIVGGAKLGWAVPSYVKAESIADLNKYADKFDGRIIGIDPGAGLMRLSEQAVKDYDLKLELMEGSGATMTAALSNAIKNNEWVVVTAWSPHWMFGKWDLKYLADPKGTLGGEEHIDTIVRKGLSKDKPEVYAFLDKFEYKDAVQMQTLMAWNQEPGADRYENAKRFIKEFPETVDSWLK, from the coding sequence ATGCTAAAACGATTGCTGGCCATTATGACCGCTGCACTGATCATCGCAGCCATTGCCGTCCCCGGCTTCGCCAAGGACGAGATCAAGATCGCTTATGTTGAATGGGATTGCGCCGCCGCCAGCACCAACCTGGTTCAGGCGGTCCTGCAGGAAAAAATGGGTTATGAAGTTGAAATCATCCCCGTTGCCGCTGCTGCCATGTGGCAGGCTGTAGGCACCGGCGACGTGGACGGCATGGTCACCGCATGGCTGCCCGTGACCCACGCCGACTACCTGGCCAAAGTCAAAGACAAGGTCGAGAACCTCGGCCCCATCGTTGGCGGAGCCAAGCTGGGCTGGGCTGTCCCCTCCTACGTCAAGGCCGAGTCCATTGCTGACCTGAACAAGTACGCCGACAAGTTTGACGGCAGGATCATCGGCATCGACCCCGGTGCGGGCCTGATGCGCCTCTCCGAGCAGGCCGTGAAAGACTACGATCTGAAGTTGGAACTCATGGAAGGCAGCGGCGCCACCATGACCGCCGCCCTGTCCAATGCCATCAAGAACAACGAATGGGTAGTTGTTACCGCCTGGTCCCCACACTGGATGTTCGGCAAGTGGGACCTCAAATATCTGGCCGACCCCAAGGGCACCCTGGGTGGCGAAGAGCACATCGATACCATCGTGCGCAAGGGCCTCTCCAAGGACAAGCCCGAAGTCTATGCCTTCCTGGACAAGTTCGAGTACAAGGACGCCGTGCAGATGCAGACGCTCATGGCCTGGAACCAGGAGCCCGGCGCTGACCGTTACGAGAACGCCAAGCGCTTCATCAAGGAATTCCCCGAGACCGTGGATTCCTGGCTGAAGTAG